Proteins encoded in a region of the Trypanosoma brucei gambiense DAL972 chromosome 11, complete sequence genome:
- a CDS encoding glutaredoxin, putative: MPSIASMIKGNKVVVFSWVTCPYCVRAEKLLHARTKDITVHYVDKMSEGEQLRGEIYQAYKHETVPAIFINGNFIGGCSDLEALDKEGKLDGLLS; this comes from the coding sequence ATGCCCTCTATCGCTTCGATGATTAAAGGGAATAAAGTGGTTGTTTTCTCATGGGTCACTTGCCCCTACTGCGTCCGAGCAGAGAAGTTACTTCACGCACGCACTAAGGATATCACCGTACATTATGTGGATAAGATGAGCGAAGGAGAACAACTGCGCGGTGAGATTTACCAAGCGTACAAACACGAAACGGTTCCCGCCATATTTATTAATGGAAATTTCATTGGCGGTTGCAGCGATTTGGAGGCCCTtgacaaagagggaaaactcGATGGTTTGCTCAGCTAA